In Candidatus Kryptonium sp., the genomic window CACCGCTTAATTCAAATACAAGCGATTTAAAAGGATAAACCATTGATGCACGCTTCAGAAAAAGATAAGTATCAAAACAGGGATAAGCTGTTGAGCTTAGAAAAACAATCGCCCCGATAAGAAAAATTATTTTCCTCATTGGAGAACCTCAATTTGTTTTAGTTTTAGGTGTGCTATTTTCATTATAAAAATAACATCACAAAAATTAAAAGTCAAGAGCCGAGCAAAACCTTTAAAAAATGTCTTCATCTTCGCGCCCTTCTCTTTTCCAGAGCGGAAAAATCAAAAAACTTGATTTTTTCAAAAAGAATTTTATATTTATCTACAAAGAAAACAGGTAAGAACATGGCTTGGAACAGGAAAAACATATTTGAACTTGTGCGATTCAAAATAATCGGACCAATAAATTTGGAGGGAACTTAGAGGAAATGGAGAAGTTGGATTCATCTTTTGAACATGCCTTGATAGAAATTCAAGGCATAAGCAAATCCTTCGGAGATGTTAAAGTTCTTAACAATATATGGCTCTCCATAAACAAAGGGGAATTTTTCTCACTGCTTGGTCCAAGTGGGTGCGGGAAGACAACTTTGCTCAGAATAATTGCTGGATTTGAAAAGCCTGATGTTGGGAAAATTGTGATTGATGGTGTGGATTATACGAGTACGCCACCGTATAAAAGACCTGTAAATATGGTTTTTCAAAACTATGCTCTTTTTCCGCATCTAAATGTTTTTGAAAATGTAGCGTTTGGCTTAAGATATCAAAACATAGGAAAGTATGAAATAAAACAGAGAGTCCTTGAGGCACTTGAGCTTGTGAAAATGAGCGGTTTTGAAAAAAGAAAACCTTCGGAATTAAGCGGTGGGCAAAAGCAAAGGGTTGCGCTTGCTAGGGCTTTGGTCCTCAGACCAAAAGTTTTACTGCTTGATGAACCATTGAACGCACTTGATCCGAAGTTAAGAAAAGAGATGCAAATTGAACTTAAAAAACTTCAACATGAAGTGGGAATAACATTTATCTTTGTTACACACGACCAAGAGGAAGCTTTATCAATTTCAGATAGAATTGCCGTTATAAATTCAGGTAAAATAGAGCAAATTGGTACCGGGTACGAGATATTTGAAAAACCACGGACCGAATTCGTTGCGAATTTCATGGGGGCAAAGAATTTGTTTATTGGAGTTCTACACAAATTAAGCAGAAATGTGTTTGAGATTGAGCTTCCAAATCTTGCTAAATTTAAAATCGCTTTCAACCGAGATTTGAAACCAAATGGAAATGAATTTAAGTTTATCGTCAGACCAGAGAAAATTTTCATAAGAAGGACGCCAATTAAGAATCATGCCTTCGTTTCTATTCCAGCTGTTGTTGAGTCAAAACTTTATTATGGTGCGTCAACGAGTTGGGTTTTGAAAGCAAACGGATTTTTGATCTTTGTTGACGAGCAAAATAAAAATTCAGGATTCAAAGCGGAATTTCATCCTGGCGAAAAAGTCTACGCAGTTTGGGACAAAAGAAACATAGTTTTTCTTGAATCAGTGTGAGGTCAAGAATTTATCTAACTTTCCTAATACCAACGCTTATAATCCTTGTTTTTTTCTTCCTGATTCCGCTTTTAATAATGTTTTACTATAGCTTCCTTCAGCGTGGAGTTTATGGCGGGTTTGAACCAATTGAGAATATAAAAGAGTATGTATTTTCACTTGCTTGGCTTAAAAATTATATCAGGGTATTTGATTCACTCTACATACCGATTTACCTTCGTTCCATTTACATTGCTTTTTTGACAACATTGATTTGTTTATTAATTGGATATCCAATTGCGTATTACATCGCGATGAAAGTTAAACCTGAACATAAAATCATTTACCTTTTTCTTATAATCGTACCGTTGTGGACAAGTTTCTTGATAAGGACATATGCTTGGATTTTGATTTTGCGAGATGAAGGACTTGTGAATTTATTTTTATTAAAAATTGGTTTGATTGATAAACCTTTACCTTTGCTTTACAATGAGTTTTCGGTTCTGTTGGGGCTTGTTTATGGAGAACTACCATTTATGATTTTGCCAATTTATGCGTCGCTTGAAAAAATAGATATAAACTTAATTGAAGCTTCAAAAGATCTTGGTGCTGATGAATTTGGGACTCTAAAACGAGTTATTTTGCCGCTTACCTTGCCTGGTATAATAGTTGGAGTGGTGATCGTTTTTATTCCGACTCTTGGATCTTTTATCGTTTCTGATCTACTTGGGGGTGCGAAGAACATGCTCGTGGGGAATCTAATTCAAAACCAGTTTATCGTCGCTCGTGATAAACCATTCGGTTCTGCAATAGCGTTCGTGTTAAGCTTTTTCGTTTTGATTTTGCTTTACATTTATAGGAAATTTTCAGGTGGGAAAATTGATATTTTATGAAGTTAGTTTCTCAAGCGTGAAATGGTATTCCTCGGTTACGGGATTTGCAAGTATCTTACGACAAATTTCGTCAGCAAGTTCTTTCGCCTTTTCCTCATCATCAATGTTTAAATTCATCTCAAAAAATTTCCCTGTTCTCAAACTTTCAACCTCTTTATAACCAAGCGTCTCAAGAGCATGTTGAATTGTCTTTCCTTGAGGGTCAAGTATCGTATCTTTTAACCTGACTATAATTTTTACCTTTATCATTTTTTACCTTATTCTGTTAAACATCAAAGTCGTGTAAATTTTCATCCTCGTTTGATGGAGTTGTTCCAGCTAATCCGGGAACAGGTTTAAATGTGTTAATTAAAGATCTTACGGCGCCAAAGAGGATAAATATAACGATCAAAGGAAATATGATTTTACCACGAGTTAAGATAGCAAGTATTACACCAAAGTAGAAATAGAAAAATTTAATTGGCGATGATTTGATTGATTTTATTGAGAGCTTTGGAATCGTGTCATATTTAATTGAACTTATCATAAGAAGTGAAAGGGCGATCACCATCGGTATTAATGCATGCTTTTGGAGAGAAGGCATGCCAGTTTCGCTGTTGTAGAATAAAATTATATAAGAAGCCACGGTTGACGCAGACATTGGAATTGGAAGTCCTTTGAAGAATTCTTTGTCAAAACCAACCAGCTCAACATTGAATCTCGCAAGACGCATCGCACCAAATATCATCAATAACGAACTGATGAAGATACCAATTTCACCGAATTCGTGAAAATAAAATTTATAAACAAGAACGGATGGAGCAACTCCAAAAGATATTACATCAGCAAGTGAATCAAGCTCGACTCCGAACTCTGTCGCTGATTTAGTTAATCTTGCCATTGCTCCATCAAGTGAGTCAAATATCGCAGCTAAAATTATAAACCACGCTGATTGAATATATGCCTCATTTATTGCGTTTAAAATTGCAAGGAAACCAGAGAACATATTCAAAACTGTGAATAAACTCGGGACGAAAATAAATCTGTTTTTTCTCATTTTCAATTCACCTCTTAACTTTTGCTATTACTGTTTCTCCTGCTTTTACCTTTTGACCAACTGAGATCATAACTTCAACTTTGTTTTTCGGCATTATGAGATCAACTCTTGATCCAAATTTTATCATTCCATATCTTTGCCCAGCTATGACTTTGTCGCCCTTCTCAACATCGCACACAATTCTTCTCGCTATAAATCCGGCTATTTGCTTGACCATGACCTTAAAACCATCTTCAGTTTCTATTCCGATTATCTTTCTTTCATTATTTTCGGAAGATTTTTCGTCAAATGCAACAATATATTTACCTGGGATGTATTTTAAGAATTTTATTTCCCCGCTTATGGGAATTCTATTAACATGGACATTTAACGGTGACATAAATATGCTAACTTGAATTGCGTCGTTAAATATGAATTCATTCTCAAAGAACTCACGAATCAAAAAAACTTTGCCATCAGCAGGTGAAATTATGAGATCGTTGTTTTCAGGGATTTTCCTTTCTGGATCCCTGAAAAAGAAAAGAGTGAATCCACTGATGCTAATGGCGAGTAAAACAAGAAATATCTTTAAAGGTGTAAATTTTATTAAAAAAGAAATCACCAAAAGAACTACGGAAAAGCCAATTGCCCAAATAACGGTTGAAACTCCATACTTTGTTATCAATCTTCCTTTTCCCATTTATATTGATATGCGCCTTAAGATTTCCATATAACTTTCGCGGATATTTCCCATATTCAATCTAACTCTCTCAAAATCAAGAGGTTCATTGCTTTCCATATCCCAAATTCTGCAAGTTCTTGGTGAAATTTCATCTCCAAGAACTATGTCATCGCCAAGGATCCCAAATTCAAATCTTGCATCAACAAACTTTAAATTTCTTCTCTCAAAGAAGGAACGCAGAATTGCGTTAACTTTTGACGCTGTCCTGGTTATCATTGCTATCTCTTCAGGTGTGGAAATGTGTAGAGCATAAATATGATATTCATTTACAAATGGGTATTGAGCAGTGTTGTTTTTATAGTAAAGTTCAATAACAGGTTGATCAAGTAATGTTCCTTTTTCAATCCCAAATCTTTCGCAGAAATTTCCCGCAGCTATATTTCTAACGACAACTTTTATCGGGATCATGTTAAGCTTTCTAACGAGCATTGAGCTTTCGTCAACGGGCTTTATATAGTGCGTAAGTATGTTGAAATTCCGTAGATATTCAAATAGAATGGTTGAGATTTTATTCCTTAATTCACCGTGTCCTTTCATTTTAAAGACAGTCCCATTTCTCAAGACAATAGTGTCTTTGAACCTCATAATCAAGCAATTTTCCTCTTCCGAGGTATAGAATTTTTTATTATTTCCTTCAAAAACCAGCTCGGGAGTAAAAACTTGAATTTTTGTCTTCTTAAGCATTGCTTTTTACGCTTGAGATTTATCAAAAATATGATAAAAAATTTATGGCTAAAAAACAAATTTTATTCTGGCGTGGTACACAGAAACATTAGGTTTTAATTTGTCTTGTTTTGAGTTTGTTTGTAAATTAAAAGCGAGAAAATTAAAAGAAATTTTTGAGTTATGCTTGGGCAGGATGAAAAAATGGTCGTTGCTATGTTAAAGTTTCTTTTCCCGGGCGAGCCTTTACCAAGCGCTTTTGAAAAGGCAGAGGGAATAATTGAAGTGCAGAAAAAAACAAAGAAACATGTTCTTTCTCTTATAAAGAAATCAAAGTTAGATTGGTATGGATACGCAATACCGTATGAATTCGGTGGTGAATTTGAGGAGAAAAGATTTTCCAGAAATACAGAGGACTAAATAAAATTTAGCTCATATACCTCTATCCCGGGGTGAAGGGGGATTGAGGCAAAGAATGCTTAATAGTTTTTTGATTAAGTGTTGTATAAAGGTTTTAAGGTTTGATATTTAAGGGGAAAGAGTTTGACTTTTGTAGCACTTAAAAATGTACCGAGATGAAATTAATCGTCGTGTGAAAAGTTTTTTAACTTTTGGGGCAAAGGTTGAGCGTCATACTGCTAAAAAGATCACTGCAGGTGCAATTTGCGACTGGCAATTGAGCAAACATTATGAATCTAAATAAATGAGATTTCAGTAAACCGTTAAAAGATCGGTATAAAGAGCCTTACAAGCCTGATAGCAAAGTTCCGCGCGCTCCCGTTTGCCAAACATGTCATATGCCGAATGGAGATCATGGAGTTAAAACAGCTTGGGGATTCCTCGCCTTGAGAGTTGCAGAAAAAGATCCAGAATGGAGAAAGTTGCGAAATACAATTATGCGCGCTCTTGGCGTTCTTGATGAAAAAGGAAACTTCACAGAAAGGATAAAAATAATTGAAGCGGGAAAAGTTGTGAGATTAACAGCTGAAGAATGGCAAGCGGAAAGAGATAAAATGTTGAAAGTTTGCTCACAATGTCATAGCCCAAGTTTCGCAAAAGAACAACTTGACAAAGCAGATGAAGTTATAAAAGAGTCAGATAAGCTTATGGCTGAGGCAATTGAAATTGTTGAATCACTTTATAAAGATGGAATACTTGAAAGACCAAAAGATTATCCATTACATACCGATTTGTTAAGATTTTATGAAGTTCGTCATCCGATTGAACAAAAGCTTTATGTCATGTTCCTTAAACACAGGATGAGAAGTTTTCAGGGAGCATTTCATATGAATCCAGATTATATGCACTGGTATGGCTGGGCTGAAATGAAACGCGACCTTGCTGAGATAAAGCACGAAGCTGAAATGTTGCGAAAGCAATTTGCTCAAGCAAAGAGGAAGAGATAAAAACATTCAGAAAAGTAAATAAGTAAACCATCACAAGAGGCGGGGTTTCCCCGCCTTTTTTGTTTTTGGTGTGTTTTAGTTAAATTTTTCAAAAATAAAAATCTTGTTGAAATGAAAATGGGCATTGTGCGATTTTTAAAGTTTGAAAATTACAGATGGAACGGGGTTGAGGTGAAGAAATATAAAGATGAAAATAATACTTGGTTAAATGTTTGCAGACAAGTTATCGCTGGTAAGTCAGGTGAAAAAATGAAATTTCACTTAAGGTATTTTGAAATTGAATCAGGTGGATATTCAACGCTTGAGAAACATAAACACGAACATGTGGTGATTTGTGTCAGAGGGAAAGGCAAGGCAATCGCTGGAGATGAAGTTTTTGAAATGAAATTTATGGATGTCCTATATGTCGGTTCAAATGTTCCTCATCAATTCGTTAACGATTCAGAGGAACCATTTGGATTTTTCTGTATCGTTGATTCAAGGAGAGATAAGCCAAAACTTTTGACGAAGAGAGAGATCTTTGAAATTTTAAAAAATGAAAAAATTGCCAAGGTCGTGCGAATACCAGAAACCTATCCTGGATTAAAGTGAAAAAAATTTTTTCTTTGGGCTCAAAGTTATAAATTTTGATTTAGACAAAAAGGTAAACAAAACAGAAAAATCTGCTATGGTAAAACTCAAATTCAAAAAAAGTTTTAATGAATTAAAACCTGAAGAACTTAAATGGGCATGTCCCGTTGAAAAGTTACAATTTGAGACGACAAATGAAGTTGAACCACTTGAAGATATAATTGGGCAGGAAAGAGCTTTAAAGGCATTAAAGCTTGGGACTGAACTTTTCGCTCCAGGATATAACATATTTGTTTGTGGTCTAACGGGGACTGGACGAATGACGACGATAAAACACATTCTAAAACAAATTTCACCCAAAGCACCACAAGCTCCTGACAGATGTTATGTTTATAACTTTAAAAATCCTGATGAACCGCGGCTTCTTGAGTTTCCTCGTGGACAGGCGATAATGTTTAAGCGAAATATGGAAGCAATGGTTTTCTATTTGAAACAAAAAATACCGAGAACGCTTGAGGATGAAAAATATATTGAAGCAAGAAATAAAATAATAGAAAAGTATCAGAGAAAGGAACAGGAGCTATTTCGTGAGTTTCAAAAGAAAGTTGAAAGCGAAAGGTTTGCGATTATAAATATGCAAATTGAAAATGTCGTTAGACCAAGCATTGTCCCGATCGTTGAAGGAAAGCCAATGCCGATAGAGCAGCTTTTCAATCTCGCAAAAGCTGGAAAAATTCCAGAGGAGACAGTTCGTGAAATTCAACAGAAATATCTTGAGCTACAATCCGAAATGCAAGAGATTTTCAGAAAGGAGATGCTTCTTGCAAGAGAAATGACAAGAGAGCTTGAGGAGCTTGAGCGTGAGGCGGTTAAGTCAATAATTGAAGGAATAATTGATGAGATCAAAGAACAGTTTAAAATACCTAAGGTTCATGAGTATCTTGATGAAGTGAGGAAACATATCTTGAATAATCTTAACATTTTCAAAAAAGCATCTGACGAAGGCAAGTTATTGGTCCCGATTCCTGAACAAAAAGATGAAGCCGATCCATTTCTCCCGTATCGTGTTAATGTCATTCTTGATAATTCAGAGCAGGAAGGTGTGCCTGTTATAATAGAAACAACACCAACCTTTGCAAATATATTTGGAACTATTGAAAAAGTTTATGATTCCAGAGGTTTTTGGAGAACTGATTTTACAAAAATAAAAGCGGGATCTCTTCTTAAAGCAGATGGAGGTTATCTCGTTTTGAACGCAAGGGACGCATTGAGTGAGCCTGGGGTGTGGAAGGCGCTTAAACGAACTCTTATACATAGAAAACTTGAAATCCAACCGATTGATGTCTTTTTTCAAATAAGTTCAATATCGCTTAAGCCAGAGCCAATTGAGATAAATACAAAAATCATAATGCTTGGGGATCCTGAGCTTTATCATTTGCTTTATGAATACGATGAGGATTTCCGCAAAATTTTTAAAGTTAAAGCTGACTTTGATTTTGAGATGGATTTAACAGATGAGTCAATTATTCAATATGCTAAATTTGTTCGGAAGATGTGTCGTGATGAGAATTTAAAACCATTTGATAAGGAAGCGATAGCTAAAGTTATTGAGTTTGCGGTTAGGCAAGCTGGCAGAAGGGATAAAATTACAACGAGATTCAGTTTGATAGCAGATTTAATTCGCGAGGCGAATTATTGGGCTGGCGTTGATAACAGCGATTTTGTGAAAGCCGAACATGTTAAAAGAGCGATTGAGGAAAGTTTCAATAGAAGAAAAATGATAGAAGATAAGATAAAAGAGTTGATAGCAAAGGGTGTGATACTTGTTGATGTAGTTGGCAAAAGAGTTGGACAAGTTAATGGGTTGACAATCTATGAGATGGGAGATTACAGATTCGGTAGACCAGTTCGGATTACCGCAAGTGTATCAATGGGCAGAGACGGGGTTATAAATATAGAGCGTGAATCAAATTTGAGCGGAAGAATTCATGACAAAGGTGTATTAATTCTTGCTGGGTATTTGAGGGAGAAATACGCACAAGATAAACCGCTTACGCTTTCGGCAAGTATTTGCTTTGAGCAATCTTATTCTGGAATTGATGGTGATAGCGCTTCTTCAACTGAACTTTACGCGTTGCTTTCTGCACTTTCCGGACTACCTATCAAACAAGGCATAGCAGTGACTGGTTCTGTAAATCAGAAAGGTGATATACAACCAATCGGTGGGGTTAATGAAAAAATTGAAGGATTTTTTGATGTTTGTAAGGCGAAAGGATTAACTGGAGAGCAAGGAGTGATAATACCAAAGAAAAATGTTGAAGATCTCATGTTAAGAGATGATGTAATTGAAGCGGTGAGAAGTGGTATGTTTCATATATATCCAGTTGAAACGATTGAAGAGGGAATTGAGATCTTAACAGGCGTCAAAGCTGGAAAAAGATTAAAAAATGGAAAATTTGAACCTGGAACTGTAAACTATCTTGTTGATAAAAGGTTGCAAGAGATTTCAAAAGGTTTAAGGAAATTTGCAGCTAGCTAATCCGCTGTCCATTCGCTCATTTCAGAAGCAAGTGCAATTAGTTCTTCCATAGTTATCGTGGATGGATCAAGTTTTTCAAGTGCTTTTCTCATTTGCTTAAATAAATCATCGTATCCAATATCAATTGTTTTTGCTCGTTTTCTTTTGATTGGGTTAACTTTTGAAACGACTGCTTGTTTTAAGAACGGATGATTTATTCCTCTTTCTCTTAAGCTATGAACGATAGGCTCAACTATATCGTCTACATCTTTGAGGATGTTTGCTCTTTTTTCTCTTTCATTCAAAGCGTCTGGCAGGGGCGCGTCAATAAAATTGTCAACTTTTTTAAGTATCGGAACATATGCATAGCCACTAAATTTAGGATACTTCTCATATAGCAATCCGAGTGTTATAAAATACGCTTCCTCAAATTGAAAAGCATATTCGGCCTCAGAAACTCTCCCATCTGTTTCAAGGAGACCTTTATACATTCTGATAACTTCAAGTGCTTTTTCTTTGAGGTTATGTGCTTTTTCGGTGTTAAGAGATAATATATGAAATGCAACTGATGTATCTGGAATCACGATTGCAGGTATTTCTTTTACCCCAAGTTGTAGAAGAGCTTCCCTTCTGTGGTTTCCGTTTGGAGTCCAGTATTCACCTTGTTCGGTTCTTATTATTACGATTGGATCAATAAATCTTTTAAGCTCTTCAATTACTTCTTTGAGTCGTCTTACATGTGCAATTGACAAATCTCTTTGAAAAGGTGTTGGTTTAACTTTTTCAATTGGTAGAAGTGCAAAAATTTGCCAGTTTTTTCCGTAAGGCTCACGATAAATTGATAGCACAGCTCCTCCATCGTCCTCAATCTTTTGTGAAAGCTCTTTAAGCTCTGGGGGAATAACTTCATTACTGGGATATATTGGCCACTTTCTCCTTTTCATAGCGTTAATTGAAGTTTTGTTTTTATAATAATTTTCATTAAGTAATTTACACTAAGTGTAGGAAATATGCAAGCGGTGAGTGAAGTGGAGCCGACGGGATTCGAACCCGTGACCTCCACAATGCCATTGTGGCGCTCTCCCAGCTGAGCTACGGCCCCTTGATGTGAAATCGTTTTTAATTTACACGATAATTTTTTCATTTGCAAATTTTAAAATTGCAAAAATTTCGTCTTAAATTTTTCAAAAAAATTAAGCGCAAAAAATGTCAGGTTTGTTAAGTAAAACTGCTGAGTATGGAATGAGAGCCGTTTTGTATATCGCCTTAAATCAATCCGATAATAAAAAAGATAAAAAACGAATAAGCACGAAGGACATAGCGAAGGATTTAAAGGTTCCTTATCATTTCCTTGCGAAGGTTATTCAGAAACTTGTAAAGGCAGGAATTATACACTCAAAGCGGGGCAAAAATGGAGGATTTTTTCTGAAGAAATCACCAGAGAAAGTTAAGTTGATCGATGTTGGCTTGCTCTTGAAGGGAAAGAACTTTTTACAGATTGTGTTCTCGGGCTTCCAAGTTGTTCAGATAAAAATCCTTGTTCTGTTCATGACTACTGGAAGGTCATCCGAGAAGAGATAAGGCAGATGTTGTCAAATAAAACGGTTAAGGAGCTTCTCAACGGGGAGTTCAAAATTTAAAGATGACAAATTTACAAGTTCTTTGTATTAATTCCCTCTGATTTTAATTAATTTTCAATTGAAATGCTAATATAAGTGTCATTTTGTCACTTGACTTGAATTGTTTTTGAGATTATATTTATAATTGCCTTTAGCAACCGTCTATGCTAAGTGCTAATAAAAATAAAACTTAAGAGGAGGTAGCTTTTATGGCAAAAGTAAATATTCGTCCTTTGTCGGATAGGGTAGTTGTAAAACCTTTGCCAGCTGAGGAAGTTACAAAAAGTGGTCTTGTTATTCCTGATACAGCAAAAGAGCGCCCGCAACAGGGGGAAGTAATTGCAGTTGGTCCGGGAAGAATTACAGATGATGGCAAGAAGATCCCGATGGAGGTTAAGGTTGGAGACAAGGTTTTATATGGTAAGTATGCTGGAACTGAAATTTCAATTGATGGCGAAGAGTATTTAATAATGAGGGAAAGCGATATTCTTGCAATAATTGAGTAAAAATTAAAAACAAAAGAAAAGGAGGTAAAAATATGGCAGTAAAGGACATACTTTTCAATGCGGAGGCACGTGCAGCACTAAAGCGTGGCGTTGATAAGCTCGCCGAAGCAGTAAAAGTTACCCTTGGTCCAAAGGGTAGAAATGTTATAATAGATAAAAAATTTGGACCACCTGTTGTTACTAAAGACGGAGTTACAGTAGCAAAGGAGATTGAGCTTGAAGATCCAGTTGAAAACATGGGAGCCCAGTTAATTCGTGAGGTTGCCTCAAAGACAAGTGATGTTGCTGGTGATGGAACGACAACAGCGACAGTTCTTGCACAAGCTATATTTAGAGAAGGACTGAAGAATGTTGTTGCTGGAAGAAATCCGATGGACTTGAAGAGAGGTATTGATATGGCGGTTAAGAAGGTTGTTGAAGGTTTAAAAGAGATAAGCCGAGAAGTTAAGGATAAGAAGGAAATAGCATATGTTGGAGCGATATCTGCTAACAATGATATGTCAATTGGGCAGCTAATCGCGGACGCAATGGAAAAAGTTGGAAGAGATGGTGTCATAACAGTTGAAGAAGCAAAAGGAACCGAGACCACGATGGAAATAGTTG contains:
- the pssA gene encoding CDP-diacylglycerol--serine O-phosphatidyltransferase; this encodes MRKNRFIFVPSLFTVLNMFSGFLAILNAINEAYIQSAWFIILAAIFDSLDGAMARLTKSATEFGVELDSLADVISFGVAPSVLVYKFYFHEFGEIGIFISSLLMIFGAMRLARFNVELVGFDKEFFKGLPIPMSASTVASYIILFYNSETGMPSLQKHALIPMVIALSLLMISSIKYDTIPKLSIKSIKSSPIKFFYFYFGVILAILTRGKIIFPLIVIFILFGAVRSLINTFKPVPGLAGTTPSNEDENLHDFDV
- a CDS encoding ParB/RepB/Spo0J family partition protein produces the protein MKRRKWPIYPSNEVIPPELKELSQKIEDDGGAVLSIYREPYGKNWQIFALLPIEKVKPTPFQRDLSIAHVRRLKEVIEELKRFIDPIVIIRTEQGEYWTPNGNHRREALLQLGVKEIPAIVIPDTSVAFHILSLNTEKAHNLKEKALEVIRMYKGLLETDGRVSEAEYAFQFEEAYFITLGLLYEKYPKFSGYAYVPILKKVDNFIDAPLPDALNEREKRANILKDVDDIVEPIVHSLRERGINHPFLKQAVVSKVNPIKRKRAKTIDIGYDDLFKQMRKALEKLDPSTITMEELIALASEMSEWTAD
- a CDS encoding phosphatidylserine decarboxylase family protein translates to MGKGRLITKYGVSTVIWAIGFSVVLLVISFLIKFTPLKIFLVLLAISISGFTLFFFRDPERKIPENNDLIISPADGKVFLIREFFENEFIFNDAIQVSIFMSPLNVHVNRIPISGEIKFLKYIPGKYIVAFDEKSSENNERKIIGIETEDGFKVMVKQIAGFIARRIVCDVEKGDKVIAGQRYGMIKFGSRVDLIMPKNKVEVMISVGQKVKAGETVIAKVKR
- a CDS encoding phosphoribosylaminoimidazolesuccinocarboxamide synthase, with the protein product MLKKTKIQVFTPELVFEGNNKKFYTSEEENCLIMRFKDTIVLRNGTVFKMKGHGELRNKISTILFEYLRNFNILTHYIKPVDESSMLVRKLNMIPIKVVVRNIAAGNFCERFGIEKGTLLDQPVIELYYKNNTAQYPFVNEYHIYALHISTPEEIAMITRTASKVNAILRSFFERRNLKFVDARFEFGILGDDIVLGDEISPRTCRIWDMESNEPLDFERVRLNMGNIRESYMEILRRISI
- a CDS encoding Rrf2 family transcriptional regulator: MSGLLSKTAEYGMRAVLYIALNQSDNKKDKKRISTKDIAKDLKVPYHFLAKVIQKLVKAGIIHSKRGKNGGFFLKKSPEKVKLIDVGLLLKGKNFLQIVFSGFQVVQIKILVLFMTTGRSSEKR
- the groES gene encoding co-chaperone GroES yields the protein MAKVNIRPLSDRVVVKPLPAEEVTKSGLVIPDTAKERPQQGEVIAVGPGRITDDGKKIPMEVKVGDKVLYGKYAGTEISIDGEEYLIMRESDILAIIE
- a CDS encoding ABC transporter permease, whose protein sequence is MRSRIYLTFLIPTLIILVFFFLIPLLIMFYYSFLQRGVYGGFEPIENIKEYVFSLAWLKNYIRVFDSLYIPIYLRSIYIAFLTTLICLLIGYPIAYYIAMKVKPEHKIIYLFLIIVPLWTSFLIRTYAWILILRDEGLVNLFLLKIGLIDKPLPLLYNEFSVLLGLVYGELPFMILPIYASLEKIDINLIEASKDLGADEFGTLKRVILPLTLPGIIVGVVIVFIPTLGSFIVSDLLGGAKNMLVGNLIQNQFIVARDKPFGSAIAFVLSFFVLILLYIYRKFSGGKIDIL
- a CDS encoding cupin domain-containing protein, producing the protein MKMGIVRFLKFENYRWNGVEVKKYKDENNTWLNVCRQVIAGKSGEKMKFHLRYFEIESGGYSTLEKHKHEHVVICVRGKGKAIAGDEVFEMKFMDVLYVGSNVPHQFVNDSEEPFGFFCIVDSRRDKPKLLTKREIFEILKNEKIAKVVRIPETYPGLK
- the purS gene encoding phosphoribosylformylglycinamidine synthase subunit PurS yields the protein MIKVKIIVRLKDTILDPQGKTIQHALETLGYKEVESLRTGKFFEMNLNIDDEEKAKELADEICRKILANPVTEEYHFTLEKLTS
- a CDS encoding AAA family ATPase, giving the protein MVKLKFKKSFNELKPEELKWACPVEKLQFETTNEVEPLEDIIGQERALKALKLGTELFAPGYNIFVCGLTGTGRMTTIKHILKQISPKAPQAPDRCYVYNFKNPDEPRLLEFPRGQAIMFKRNMEAMVFYLKQKIPRTLEDEKYIEARNKIIEKYQRKEQELFREFQKKVESERFAIINMQIENVVRPSIVPIVEGKPMPIEQLFNLAKAGKIPEETVREIQQKYLELQSEMQEIFRKEMLLAREMTRELEELEREAVKSIIEGIIDEIKEQFKIPKVHEYLDEVRKHILNNLNIFKKASDEGKLLVPIPEQKDEADPFLPYRVNVILDNSEQEGVPVIIETTPTFANIFGTIEKVYDSRGFWRTDFTKIKAGSLLKADGGYLVLNARDALSEPGVWKALKRTLIHRKLEIQPIDVFFQISSISLKPEPIEINTKIIMLGDPELYHLLYEYDEDFRKIFKVKADFDFEMDLTDESIIQYAKFVRKMCRDENLKPFDKEAIAKVIEFAVRQAGRRDKITTRFSLIADLIREANYWAGVDNSDFVKAEHVKRAIEESFNRRKMIEDKIKELIAKGVILVDVVGKRVGQVNGLTIYEMGDYRFGRPVRITASVSMGRDGVINIERESNLSGRIHDKGVLILAGYLREKYAQDKPLTLSASICFEQSYSGIDGDSASSTELYALLSALSGLPIKQGIAVTGSVNQKGDIQPIGGVNEKIEGFFDVCKAKGLTGEQGVIIPKKNVEDLMLRDDVIEAVRSGMFHIYPVETIEEGIEILTGVKAGKRLKNGKFEPGTVNYLVDKRLQEISKGLRKFAAS
- a CDS encoding ABC transporter ATP-binding protein gives rise to the protein MEKLDSSFEHALIEIQGISKSFGDVKVLNNIWLSINKGEFFSLLGPSGCGKTTLLRIIAGFEKPDVGKIVIDGVDYTSTPPYKRPVNMVFQNYALFPHLNVFENVAFGLRYQNIGKYEIKQRVLEALELVKMSGFEKRKPSELSGGQKQRVALARALVLRPKVLLLDEPLNALDPKLRKEMQIELKKLQHEVGITFIFVTHDQEEALSISDRIAVINSGKIEQIGTGYEIFEKPRTEFVANFMGAKNLFIGVLHKLSRNVFEIELPNLAKFKIAFNRDLKPNGNEFKFIVRPEKIFIRRTPIKNHAFVSIPAVVESKLYYGASTSWVLKANGFLIFVDEQNKNSGFKAEFHPGEKVYAVWDKRNIVFLESV